In Candidatus Krumholzibacteriia bacterium, one genomic interval encodes:
- a CDS encoding biopolymer transporter ExbD produces MNRPFIEHTSTVAKINVTPIIDVALVLVIILMVTAPMIALSDMEIRLPPAETRSMASSQRVTLTIGRTGEIAIDDTKVGYGQVASFLDKKLRNKEDNLLVVRADEGVPYATVQALISEAKSAGAKRIAIATTQRGSQR; encoded by the coding sequence ATGAACCGACCCTTCATCGAGCATACATCCACGGTTGCCAAGATCAACGTGACACCGATCATCGACGTGGCACTGGTGCTGGTCATCATCCTCATGGTCACGGCGCCGATGATTGCACTGTCCGACATGGAGATCAGGCTTCCGCCCGCCGAGACGCGGAGCATGGCCAGCTCCCAGCGCGTCACGCTGACCATCGGCCGAACGGGTGAGATCGCCATCGACGACACCAAGGTGGGCTACGGACAGGTGGCCTCGTTCCTGGACAAAAAGTTGAGGAACAAAGAGGACAATCTGCTCGTGGTTCGCGCAGACGAGGGGGTTCCCTACGCCACCGTGCAGGCATTGATCTCCGAAGCCAAGTCCGCCGGTGCAAAACGCATCGCCATCGCGACCACCCAGCGAGGCAGCCAGCGATGA
- the arsS gene encoding arsenosugar biosynthesis radical SAM protein ArsS (Some members of this family are selenoproteins.), with amino-acid sequence MKSRGAALASSDAQLQALAELPLTREFPEALASAGLHPLKPTGIEIMQINVGKLCNQTCRHCHVDAGPDRRESMTRETMQLCLDALSRTSIPVVDITGGAPELNPDFRWLVERCRELGRHVMDRCNLTILEVPSQRDTPEFLARHNVEVVCSLPHYRAAGTDRQRGDGVFEKSIAALRRLNQLGYGDGVSGLRLVLVTNPVGAFIPGAQASLEREWKRELLRLHGVRFDALYCITNMPISRYLEWLITSENLEGYMERLVNAFNPVAARGVMCRNTISVGWDGVVYDCDFNQMLDLPVAPVGVRHIRDFDVDALNARSIVTDRHCFGCTAGAGSSCGGVTS; translated from the coding sequence TTGAAGTCCCGCGGGGCCGCACTCGCGTCCAGCGATGCGCAACTGCAGGCGCTCGCGGAACTCCCGCTCACGCGTGAATTTCCGGAAGCGCTGGCATCGGCGGGGCTGCACCCGCTCAAACCCACCGGCATCGAAATAATGCAGATCAATGTCGGGAAGCTGTGCAATCAGACCTGCCGCCACTGCCACGTGGACGCCGGCCCCGACCGGCGCGAGAGCATGACGCGCGAAACCATGCAGCTGTGCCTGGATGCGCTGTCGCGAACCTCCATTCCCGTCGTTGACATCACCGGTGGGGCGCCCGAACTCAACCCGGACTTTCGCTGGCTGGTGGAGCGTTGTCGCGAACTGGGCCGTCATGTGATGGACCGCTGCAATCTCACCATCCTCGAGGTTCCCTCGCAGCGCGACACGCCCGAGTTTCTCGCCCGGCACAACGTGGAGGTGGTGTGCTCGCTGCCGCACTACCGCGCGGCCGGCACCGACCGCCAGCGCGGCGACGGCGTGTTCGAAAAGTCGATTGCGGCGCTCAGGCGCCTCAACCAGCTGGGATACGGGGACGGGGTGTCGGGCCTGCGCCTGGTGCTGGTTACCAATCCGGTGGGCGCGTTCATCCCGGGGGCGCAGGCGTCGTTGGAACGCGAATGGAAGCGGGAACTGCTGCGCCTGCACGGCGTGCGCTTCGATGCGCTGTACTGCATCACCAACATGCCCATCAGCCGCTACCTGGAGTGGCTGATTACCTCTGAGAATCTCGAGGGGTACATGGAGCGGCTGGTCAACGCGTTCAACCCGGTTGCCGCGCGCGGCGTGATGTGCCGCAACACCATCTCGGTCGGTTGGGATGGCGTCGTCTACGACTGCGACTTCAACCAGATGCTGGATCTTCCGGTGGCGCCGGTGGGTGTGCGCCACATCCGCGACTTCGATGTCGACGCGCTCAACGCGCGTTCCATCGTTACCGACCGCCACTGCTTCGGCTGCACCGCCGGCGCCGGGTCGAGTTGCGGTGGCGTAACCTCGTGA
- a CDS encoding TonB family protein has product MNEKFLTLEFNAIERSTRRSMAISTAVHAAILLLLIFSHKAASESAGLTEITWIDAATLAAEQAAPPVAREETKSAPVEEVKQKAANPAETPEHFERPLQRAEVAPRPQTRAVADILSDKIDAMEQNGSTDRTRIASLVPPPKVGTPTLAGVTTAEARPASNPSALSRDAKPASGPPVALQRTDARAGTPVAAVPVAKPDVARPGPSASTTSTASRNLAGAQLVGPVASRPLVSYEVPRYPEWAKRDGVEGSVTLYFYVLPDGRIKENIVVERTSGFSDFDTGAVAALRQWKFQALPGSGEQWGRITFNYRLSDAQ; this is encoded by the coding sequence ATGAACGAGAAATTTCTCACCCTCGAGTTCAATGCCATCGAACGCTCGACACGGCGATCGATGGCCATCAGCACGGCCGTCCACGCCGCCATCCTGCTGCTGCTGATCTTCTCGCACAAGGCGGCATCGGAGTCGGCGGGGCTGACCGAAATCACCTGGATCGACGCGGCCACGCTGGCCGCGGAACAGGCTGCTCCCCCGGTGGCGCGCGAGGAGACAAAGAGCGCGCCCGTGGAAGAGGTCAAACAGAAGGCGGCGAACCCCGCCGAGACGCCCGAACACTTCGAGCGTCCGCTGCAGCGCGCGGAAGTGGCGCCGCGGCCGCAGACGCGCGCCGTCGCGGACATTCTCTCCGACAAGATCGACGCAATGGAACAGAACGGCAGCACCGACCGCACGCGCATCGCGTCGCTGGTGCCGCCGCCCAAGGTGGGCACCCCGACACTCGCCGGCGTGACAACCGCGGAGGCGCGGCCCGCGAGCAATCCGTCCGCGCTGTCGCGCGACGCCAAGCCGGCGTCCGGACCACCGGTGGCGCTGCAACGAACCGACGCTCGCGCGGGAACCCCGGTGGCGGCGGTCCCGGTCGCGAAGCCGGATGTCGCCAGGCCCGGACCGTCCGCGTCTACCACCAGCACCGCGTCGCGCAACCTGGCCGGGGCGCAACTGGTGGGACCGGTGGCCAGCCGGCCCCTGGTCTCGTACGAGGTTCCGCGCTACCCCGAATGGGCCAAGCGCGACGGTGTGGAAGGATCCGTGACGCTGTACTTCTATGTTCTCCCCGATGGACGCATCAAGGAGAACATCGTGGTGGAGCGCACCAGCGGCTTCTCAGACTTTGATACCGGCGCCGTGGCGGCACTGCGCCAATGGAAGTTTCAGGCGTTGCCCGGCTCGGGAGAGCAGTGGGGACGAATCACGTTCAACTACCGGTTGAGTGACGCACAGTAA